GAAAGTAATTTATTACCTTAACCTTATACCACATTGCTtctccatattttaaaacaatcttCTGTCAATTTCCATCCCGAAATGAGATACAACTCCTCATGATCAAGCCACAGTAATTAACAATATCTCTAGCACCAGAACCCACAGCTTTATCAATGTCATCTGGAataattatattgatttttcCTCCATACTTGGGTTTAATATCAACCGTCTTAGATTTATATTTTCCTCTTCCTCTCTTTTTATTGATGCGAGAAACTGTAAAGCAATAATATTGTTTAAAGCACAACATTGTGTTCTGAAAAAAATATTCAGATGGTGATCTTGAGAACTATATGCAATCATGGCATCTTATCATCTCCAATAAAAGCTTACAGATTTAGGATTTTTTTGTCCACATCTTTCACAATGAGCATTGAATCTAGTTACAACTTTCTTTGGTGCTCATTTGTATGTGGGAGACTAGTACCTGAGAGTCATACTTAATCTGTTTTACTACTGTTATCCTCTAACGAGTAGCTACCAGATAGAACAATAGCCAATTATTAACCCTACTAGCTAGGGACGTGGACTAACCTGCATCAGTTTCAACCTCCGGGGAGGGGCGTATACTTTCTTCTAGATTTCTGGATGATTGTGTCTCTGGAGATGTTCTTTGGATAGGGTCACTTGATATTTGTCCTATCTGCTGAGGTCCTTGCCTTGGGTTAGATGATTGTTCTATCtctaatgatattttggtaacTCTTATTagttgtatttgttgttgagatGCAGTTCTAAGACTTTCTCGTCCTTGAAAATTTCCACTTCCAATTCTTATACCGCCTCTTCCATTTTTACCTCGTCTAGTTCCTTTCATTTTCTGCAATATATGATTAAAAAGGAGAAGCATAAGATTCAGAAATTAAAGATGATAAAACATATGTCTACCAGCTAAAGAAAACATcaattcataaaataacatattagatcaataaattaaaaaaatgtgcGACATTTTGCTAACAACTATAGTTTCATTGATGCAAATGTAACACATTGATTCAACTTAAAACGCTAATTCTATTTATAAAGTTACAGCTACAAGCGTTCTGAATTAATTTCATGTCAACCtagtcaaaataaaatacagaaaACTTATCAAAACAAGATGTAGACAGATATCCAGTTGTATCTGTTAAGCAATCTTCAAAAGGATGTATCACTGTCCTCTCTATCATTATCATCAATtaactcttcttctctttctttatttttggatacatctatattattgtCATTAATAAAATCATTCTCCTGATTTTCTTCATTATTGGTACGCAAAATAGTTTGTGGTTCAATATCATTCCTATGTAAAAACACCTCAATATCAATTTCTTGGTCATTGGTACGAAAGATATTATATTCCACTTCCTTTTGTTGATAAACTTcttcatttattaattcttcttcaacttcagGCATATTGAAAAGGTCACAAGGATTTGTCTTTAAAACAACGAGCCAATCTTTATCAATCGTGTCATTCAAGTAAAAAACTTGTTCAGCTTGAGATGCCAGCACAAATGGCTCATTTGTATTCAAAGCACAATGAGTATTCACACTTGTAAACCCATAACTGTCAATCTTATATCCTGTTCCTAAGCAAGCCACACCCCACTAATGACACTTGAATAGATAAACTTTTCTGTTTTCCACATAACGCAACTCATAAACGTCCTCCAATACATCATAATACTCCTTATTAGAGTCTGCATCATCTCCCCTAACAAGTACTCCACTATTTTGTGTTTTTCTCACAAGCTCTTTTATTTAAAACCTAAATCCATTCAtcataaatattgaatatcgaTGCACCAATGGTTCTGGACTGACGGCTAAGCTTATGAGCTCATCTGTTGCGCGTCCTTGTGAAGATAGTACAAAtatctataaaaataaataagatttgTTCATATTGACATGCCAACACTAATAGTAAAGTGTTGTTTTAGTGAACACTTACATGTGCACGAAACCAATCAATAAACTCATTATTATGCATCCCATGAGATCtcgttgaaccttgtatttcaCTTTCTCTCATGTATTCCCTACATTTTGTGTTAGTTAAGATTACTTAAATTATCTTAAtgtgaaattatatttgaattaataAGAGACTTACTCCATGAATTTTGAAACCTCTTCACAATTTTGAAGAACATACATACATGCTTGGTTGAACTCATAATGAGGTAGTTTTTTTCACACTGAAGCCCCTTTTGTTTGCccacttattttaaatatagaTATTCCACCATGTAACTCAAATCTATCATCATTTCTTGTTGGTTTATTAAACTTgggatattttttaaatatcgtGAGTAAAACCTAAGGTTTTCCCTTGACATATGACCTTCAGCAATTGAACCTTCTGGACGACTTGAGTTGCAAACATCTCCCTTAAGTGTTCGCAAATACCTATATATAGATTTCTCATCAATAGAGTTATAGAATATGACAGTTTAAAAATATTGGTTTTGAATATATAGAACAATATGTTACCTCTCAATAGGGTACATTCCCGATATTGAACTGGTCCACCAAGTTTTGCCTCTCTTGCCAAGTGTATTGGCAAATGAATCATGACATCAAAAAATGTCGGAGGAAAAACTATTTGAAGTTTGCATAATATGATAGGAGTTTTAGATTCTAGGATATCAAGATCTTCAATTGTCAGGCACTTAGagtatagattcttgaaaaatttaCCTAAGGCTATAATTGGTTCAATACTTCCTTAGGTAACAAACCACGTATAGCTACGGATAAAATATCTTGTAATAATACATGATGATGATGACACTTCAATCCATGTATTTTTTAAGTACATTAACAcaccttgaaatatttgatgaaaAGGCATCTGGAACCTTGAAATTAGCTAAGAAATCGCATAACTTCAACTTCTCTTGAGAGGACAATGCATAGCAAGCTGCCGACAACAAAATATTATCCTCATCATCAATTGGATGCAATCCTTTCCTAATACCAAGGTCCACCAAATCATATCTACTTTTTAATGTATCCTTTGTCTTACCAACCATACTCATCAcagttgataaaatattgtcgGACACATTTCTTTCTATGTGCATCACATCAAGGTTATGTCTTAACTTAAGACTCTTCCAATAAGGCAattgaaaaaagatatttttcttcttccaatTATAAGCATTGTTAGAAGCATTACGCTTTCGCTTTTTCACTTTACCAAAACTCAAATTGCCCAACTCTTATAATTGCATAAGGGCTTCATCACCTGTTAAAGGGCTAGGTGCGATCCCCATTTTCACTTTTCCATCAAATAACATGCTATTTTTACGTCATGGATAGTTCATGGGAAGGAAGCAACGATGATCCATATAACACAATTTGTTGCGTAAGAAAATTGATTGTGTGTCTTTATAGCAACAGGGGAATGCAAGCTTGCCTTTGATTGACCATCCTGAAAGGTTTTTATATACTGAAAACTCATTAATCGTCCATAGGAGTGCCACACGCATAAGAAAATTAGATTTTGAGTATGCATCATAAGTCTCCACCCCATCCCATAATTCTTTCAATTCATCAATCATTGGTTgtaaatatacatcaatatcatTCTTTGGAGACTTAGGTCCTGAAATAAGAAGTGTCATCATGAAATATGGATCTTTCATGCAATTCCATGGTGGCAAATTATATGTAACTAGAACGATAGGCCATATACTATGATTGGAACTCATATTCTCAAAAGGTTGAAACCCATCACTTGCTAAACCTAATCACACATTTCTTAACTCAGCTAAAAAGGTAGGATGACGCTCATTGAAAGATTTTCATTCTATTGAGTCAGATGGATAACGCATGACACCGTCATCAATATTCTCCTTCTTGTACCACCTCATCTTCTTTGATGTCTCTTTTGCCATGTATAATCTTTGAAGCCTTGGTTTATTGGAAAATATTGCAACACTTTATGAGCTACTTTCTTGCCTTTGGGTTTTACTGACTTCCATCTAGACTTGCCACACTTAGTAcatgtgtcacgccccgagagggtaccctaggcgtggccggcactcagaaaccatttttggcttccgagagaatacaatgaagcgatgttgttgccacatccatccaataccttgccagggtaaaggacatcaccatcttggatccactcatcaaagtcctctttttgggacttaagaggcatagcctccatcctacgctggctacgtagttctggggtttgagtcaattaaactcttacccaactcggtgctcaatactactcccaaaatatgtgctcatattaaactcatcatctagtctcattggactttaatttaaatcatcaaactcatctcatttcatgttcatcaatcattatatttccaaaaatatcatttacatctcatcaaaacatcttgctcaaaatatcatttgctcaaattcattcaaattcaactcttttgctctttcaaaactcaataaaatacatatatagtattaattcatataactttctttttatcaataaaaataataaaaagccaacatctttactcaaaacatgtgtaaaaatattcatgaacatcaaatcaattaggattcatgggaaagtagccatgaacaataattccaataatatgagagataacaataataataatattaatgcataaatatatcaaactcaatagaagaagaattaatttatttagaattcaagatttggataaaactcaactataactcaattataatgaatttaaatattgggcgcatggacgaactcaatccaatgctatgaaagccttacataccttaaatccgaaggtttactccgaattggaacactcttggacccctagccttttcttctcgccgaagcgttttgtgtactacccggattATAAGAATCactggagtagtatttttatactactaaaactaaaactatatttgagaagaagtatatagagagaagaaatgcttaagaaagcttgatgaataaaatgaggaaacaaggtggtatttataggtggaaaagagggacctaacaataaataaaataattataaagaaaatctgaaaatttaatggaatatattgatatcatggatgatgttaaatggaggacaatttatgtcatgaatgatgtcaaatgtatctagatctttccaaggtaggtaagatgagttctttttaacagaatactctttttcggagctgcgtttgaataagataaattccttattaggatttggtgtctttataagaattgtagatatggaagtctagtttcatatcgttcaagaatcaaccaatttggagtaacctacagtgagatatgaattttcttctataaacactcaattccatcacaacactatatcttgcaaagattaatttatttgatctacttatactccgaatcttaagatatgtgcttcatgaaagttgtaggtaatgatgttttggttacttaaaaatttgaatcacctaattttgaccaacctatgaaaagttatgcacaaaatacagaagctatattattttcgtcgagaattgaaataccgacatacaatattttaggggttgttacaacaTGATTGAGCATTGACATAATCGctccaatataaaatacaatcaTTCTAGCATGCATCTATTTTGGTATATCCCAAGCCTAGATCACGAAGAACTTTCTTTGCTTCATAGAAAGAACTAGGTACAAATGATCCCTCAGGAAGAACTTCTTTAAAGAACCTTAATAACTCATCCATCGATTTGTTTCTCCAATGCTTAAGTATATTCAAGTGAAGTAATTTAACAACAAAAGACAGCTTTGAGACTTTTGTGCAATCAGGATAAAGTTCTGGCTTACCATTTTCTAACAATTTGTAGAACTTTGTAGCATGCATATTTGGCTCTTCATTTCCCTCCGAATAAGTAGCATTATTATCCAAATTCATATATCCACAAGCATCGTGGATCATTTAAGTAATGTCATCCTCTTTAGCGCTATCAACTTCTACTTCATCATTAAGTGCGACATTATAATTTTCAACTCTAACTAACACTTCTCCATGCAAGTCTCACACCTTATAAGAATCCCAGAATCCCTTCTTCAATAAGTCTACTCTTATATCAATTCTTAGCTTGAACACAGTGTTCATACATTCTTTACAATGACATCAAATCAGTGTTCACCTTGGGTTGACTGAATGCCCAATTAAGAAAACCTTCTACTCCGTCTCTATATTTTTGCTCAACTCTATTCCTGATATTCAACCGACTTTTATCCATTcctatttcaataaaaaaacaataagttaattaattcaattattcATAATGATCAATATTGGACAGAGAAGTACTGAGAAATAACTTTACAGGAAAATATCAATAATGAGGTTGTGACTAGAGTTGGAAATTCTCACAATCAAATGCTAATAATAAAAAGGGAGCGTAGAACACATATGACTGTTATTGCTTGAGACAAAGTCATATATGGGCTCGGAATCAAGACGGGTTAATTGATGAGATAATAACTATTACTTAAGTAACCATATAAGAAATCAACTCTCttaattatattcattttaGATGTTGGTTAATTAGTTACATATGAAAGTTAGCTTGTAAAGTGTGCAAAGTGTAGGATGAGTAGTTGTGGGCTGCGCAACCAGGTGGAGCCAATTTTCAATATGTTAATTTATGGGGGTTTGATTCACCAAAGAGATGGAGAAAATTTCTCAATATGTGACTAGCACAACTTTATTGTATTTACAGTGATTATCTAGCAAAGTACAAGTAAACATTCAACTGTGGTAATAAAAAGTTCAACTATGATGATCTCATGGCCTTTTCTAAGAAATAGGTAGTGAATTTGTTCATATTAGTAGCACTTTTCTGATGCACTCACAGTTTACGTAGTTATTTTAATCAAAAACGCAGATGGACTGTCTACTAGGAAAAAAGTTTTTTCACAAAATAGACCAATCTATAATTTATAATCTTCTCTTTTTCACATTCTAATAGCACCAAATTCTCAATTTATCAACTATCTACTGCACAATAATGTCAATCTTAAGTTCTGTGGCCTTTTGTATTAGAAATGCAGTAGGTGATCTCCAATATGCAGCGACAAGAAGGATACCAGATGGTTCAAATTTGATAGCAGAAGCAAGAAACTACATGAGGGTCTTGAATACTGTGTTACACATAATATGCTACGAGTGGTATTGTAAACAGATTCATTGACTATGAAAATGATCTTAACTAGGCAGTGGGAGACTCCAAGGAGCATATCAATGATCATAAATGATATCTTAAGGCTGATGAGGGATAAAGAAGTTAGGGTGAAGCATGTTTTGAGAGAAGAAAATGAACTGGATGATTTTTTTAACTAACTATGCTTTTGATTTTGCAGGTGATCATCATTTTCAGAATTTTACTTCACTTCCTGTGAAAGcaagaaaaatactaaatatagaaaagtCACATTTACCAAACATGAGGATTAGACCAGCTAAAGATCATCACATACCTGGAGATTAATAACAATCTAGagagcagcagcaacaacaagtTTGCATCTCAACAAGCCATGAATAGCATATGGAACTTCAATTTGAGACAATGACAAACAATGCTCAACATCAAGGCAAGGAGATAACAGATACATCTGAAGCAACATGGAAGATTTCTACTCCATCCTAGAAGCCTAAATATGTATTCATTTGACTTTGAACTATAGCACCTGGTGAGAGCTTGTAGGTGTCTGAAATGGTATCAAGGCAAGGCTAGAGGATCTACACCAGATTAGGCTCCATACTATTTTGGATGTAGTTCATACTTCAGCATTTTGTTTAGTTTAGGATAGTTTCTAtggctttcttttcttttgtttccttACACTTGTGTATTgaaaacttaattttttaaaataaaatactgcCAAACTTGGTTTGGTGGCTTTCAAGCAAAAAACAAATACTAATGTCAATCTCAGATCTCTCttccaaattatataattatatggTTATTGTTATACctataatttttaagtattatcatatctttttgtagcTCACGAAAGATAAGGACAGATACTAGATGTCTAATTCTTCATACATTCTTCGGATATTATAGTGAGTCTTATCAACTTTACACATCTCCAGAAAATGAAACATCAAATAAAGAGAAGCAATTGATCAGCTAACTAGACAGAACTGCacaaagtataaaaaataaatctctataaaaaaattgtgaatacTTCTTTCTCCAACAAAGGTGTCAATTCTTTAACTAGTCAAAACCACAAATATAAGAAGAGATAAAGATGTAAACAACGAAGAGACTCCCGATTTCAAGATAGATTTTCCAATGTGCAATTCAAATGCAGAATTTCCATCAAACAAACATAGAAACACCCACACAGAGGAGATAATGCTCAAATGAAGAAAAACAAGGATCCTAAGAAGAATATTATCAAACACACCACATCTAGCCATTAAAGTAGAATACATGTTAAAAACTTTCAGctataattcaaaatacaacTTTCACCTTACCAAGAGAAAGAGATAAGCCAGAGATGAATTTCAAGATCGAGAATAAAAAATGCAAAAATGCCTTAGAACTTTCAGCTTCTAGTTTACCTCGTAAGATCaagaatacaaaatacaaaaaatctttagaactttcatcttttaacTTACCTCGAACTGAttttcaaaacttcaaatagGCAAACTGGTTCAGTCctttagaactttgaacttttTACGCTCACACTGATTTTCAAACTAGGAACTCTCTTCCTTTCCCTTCGACTTTAGAGAACCCCATTCCTACAAAATTTCAAGTGGGTTATAAAAATTACATGGgaaatcttaaaatacataaaccCAGAAAGGGATTTGAGCACATACCTGATGAAACACATACTTTAGATAATCCTATTAgtcaaaaattaaagaatattcAGCAAAAACGAACTCTATTCATATATTTTTCACCAACAGACACTACTTGTTCCTATAAATCGAGCAAAGAGGAACCCATATACAACATAGAAAAGAGAATCCTCTTTTGTCTTTGTTTTTCTTCCTCCCTTTTCCCAGATCTATATAATAACCATTTTGTTTCTTCAGCTTTGTGCAAGAGAACGTACAACTATAGGCAAAGAGAAATGGCGGCCTTTTATTTAGCCGACCTAAGAGAATGGTCTTTTGTTTCTCTAAGCTTTGGttttattttccaaatttttactttatttttcttttaaatttaatttagttgGATTAACATTAGCGGTGACTAGGTCGCTACAATATTATATTTTGAGGCGACATTTCATAAGTTCCTACTAAATATTTGGcgccaaaattttattttagcgggactttataatttgagaatcaGTGACAGATATTAGCAGCGACACAAAATAACTCGCCACTGAAACTAAATATTTTGGAACAACCATAAATGTCGCTACTGAATATGAAGCTTTTGTAGCAACAAGTAGGATCGCCACTAAATCTCGCCACAATAAGTCTTATTTCTTGTAGTGCTACTACTTTATGCAGTTATTTAATACTAAagatagaaataaaaagagattaaaattttcttaaattttataaattggacaagtaaattaaaataactatttttaaaatgagAGTCAACTTTTGATTGACATTGATGGagtattacataaattataatctaaaataatttaaaaatctaaataatacaatgttttaaaaaattctttaattaaattaattatttgtatttcctatattgaaatatatttttatagttattattctctgttattttcacttttataaataaatattttgattattattagtaaaattaattttctcattatGCTAATTTAATTCATTATAGAATATCATTAACTTATATACTTAATtagtattttttacttttttgtccaaaaaataatttatgcttttatgaaaattttggtacattaaattaaaaaaatgaaaatatcatgatttttaaagaagttaaaaaaattgataatgaaATGGTATAATaggcattttaaaattttaattaggaTAAAGAGGGAagtttgattattgttcaaagttgaggGGGGAGTTTGACTTTAAAAGCAAAGTTGGGGTGAAAATGGTTTTCACCCTTTAAAAATTAATGTCAACAAGTTTTGGTTGACTATCAAAATGTCAttagtgtcacataaattgagacagatgggataacatatatatagatattatttgaaaattgtgTAAAATGTATTagaaatcacaataattaacaactaaaaatatttaaagaacaTATAAAATTTTTGTAAGTATTCTCAAAATTCTATTAgagtcacataaattgagacagaggaagtaacatatattatttgaaaattacgtaaaaagtactataaatcacaataattaataacttaaaatacttcaaaacataataaaaaaaattgatcgactCTCCAAATTTTATCTCCATAACATAAAATTAGGACAAAAAAGTAACATCTATTGAACCTATGGAGGCGcgcgtgtatatatatatatatatatgagattcATAATTTTTGCAAATAAGATAAGTTACATGTTATCAAGAGTAGACCTAGCCTTAAATATAAGAATGCAGAATTCAATaatttagattaaaattttatatttatattaaaaatttcatCTAGCATgcattaataatttatataaaatctaACAAGTTAAAAGCTAGTATGACACAAAATTCATACATGTAAATATAATATGGTGATATCAAAATTTCGACACCAAatttaaaactcttttaatTATAACAACCACCATTAAAATAAAGGTAAAGGAGAAAACAAATGTCATTGAATCCATTTAACGCTATTTAAAATGTATGAATGAGCCTATATAGACACACAAGGACACACAAGTTAATGGGGTTTCCGAgtgaattaatttttcttttgaatagTGTACTTTTTAAAATGTACAAATTAGCTTtcattttgttttgattttttgaatGCCTATTCACTTTTCCTGttagatgaaagttttataatATAATGTTGTGATTTGTCAACTAGTAGTACAATTGtaggtatttttttaaaagaagtgCAACAGAAATATTTATGAGTCCGTATCTTTTTCACCAAAATATGTACACACCAAagttaaaggggtttaggaggaaATTCCTTTTAAATTGTTGGCTTGTGTTTGAGGATAGATTAAAAAACTGATTATTTGAATTAGTAAGATGAATAGAATTAAATTGGCTTAAAGTTTTGTGTTATTGGTgagaatttttttagaaaaggaaaaaaagaaaaagatctcTAATTAGTGTTTTGGGAATAGAttcaaaatgatttttttaaatatatttgttgagcaattttttccttttaaattttcaaaagtcAGACTTTTCGTCTTGATTAAATATTTAACAAATATTGTTTTTCATATTTAACAAGAACTGaaaaattaaccataaccaCTAAGAGTTccatcaaatttcaaaaatcacaataataaaaaatatttattgagaACTAATTTATAAAGTTGAAGTTAAAGATAACTTGTATTTTATTATACTTTTTGTTTttgcaaagaaaaaaaataaaagaacacttagtttgaaatttatgaagATACAGTATGAAAACATATTTGAATtactttttcaaatttaaaatccaACTTCAAATTGAATATGGAAATTTTATAACCAAacactaattttaaaataaagtaaaaaattaatcaaaaaaaaattgaactcaTCGCCAAACCGCTCCTAAGGATAAAATGAACTCtcacattttttaaaactatttaattTGATCTTTCTTATCAGATAAAAGTTAATAAATTTACTCCTACACCAAAGTCAGGTTGAAAAATTTTAATAGCTCAGTTGGTTGATTAtctgaaatatttattttattggtgaGAGTTGTGATTCTCCTCCTTTGTAATTACTTCTTTTACCCCCGTCAATATGGATTGTGATGCAGTGACGGACTGCTGCACCCTTAACCagaggtctcaagttcgaacACCGGGTATGAACAAAATTCTGTTGAAAGCGCCACTTCCGAATGGGCCCCTGCAGTGCATGATCCGATTTAGTTGGGGCTCCACGCAGTCCAGACACCgaatgaaaaacaaaaaatactTCTCTTATCCCCcagtgtatttttttttttttttttaaaatcttacaAAAAACTTAATCTTTTAGGTCCCTTCGTTAACAATTAGAATATGAACAATTAATGAGTCCACCATATCTTTTCCACTACTAGTGAATAAAACTATATTCTTCATCCTCCCTTAAGCAATCACAATACAAAACTGTCAAAATATGTCAAATGAtaacttttttgtttttttccccTTTTAGGTAATACGTACCtataaagaaattaattaatggtcctaacttttttttttgtgtgtaattTGGTGCTCATTTTATTCAATTCAGCCCCACAATAAATGTTATTATGATTAATTCCAAACTACCCTCAATATCTTCTCCATCTTAATTCCTCAActataacattttttttctatatataccTATTAAAACCTTACTTCTCCATATAGTCCAATAAGTTGAGTTTAATTTAGTCcccccaaaagaaaaaaaacattatgCAACttttgaaaagagaaaaaatggcAAGGCCAACAAGATGGAGTCCAACACCAAAACAACTTATGTTCTTAGAAGAAATGTATAGGAAAGGTTTAAGAAATCCAAATGCTATACAAATACAAAGTATCACTTCCCATTTATCTTCTTTTGGGaaaattgaagggaaaaatGTGTTTTATTGGTTTCAAAACCATAAAGCTAGGGATAGACAAAAGCTTAAGAAAAAACTTCTTGCACAAATGAACCAACAACAAATATTAGCTCAATATCCTATTGATGCTCATAGTACCACTACCACTAGCAACTCCAATAATAACACATACACAAATACCCTCTTTCATTGCCCTACTGATCAATACCAAATTTGCCCTTTAACATCTACTGGACTTCTTCAAGAGGTATACAAATAGACAAAAAtagtgtatattttttttttttgtttttttttgcatGAGGAAACTATTTCATAAGTTTTTTCTATAGTCTGGTAAATGTCCTTTTCATTTTTAGGAAgtgaacaaaaagagaaaaaacaagaTCTTGTCtgccccctccccccccccccctacatacacacacacaaaaaaataagtgtttgattTTGTTACAGAATATAGTCGTCCTAATTCTTTGATtgtttaagaaatttaaatagGGTTTATGATGTCTTGGATGACTATATAAATAAAGTGATAAGATTTTGGATTGAATGAGTAGATTCTTTTATATGATATGATGTTAGCACTATATTTTGGTAAAGTTCATTTTCATTATCATTTTTCTTTCAAGCTCTTGGTTTTAAATCTTACTTTTTCtcacttcattttttttctttttgtgttaTATAGGGTGGAATCAAAGAAGCATCATCTCAAGTAATGACTTATTTATATCCAATGGATCTCTCAAGACCAGCTGATGAGAATATGGAAAATTGCATGATAAGACCCTATGGAAAAGATTGGATCTTGATGATGAATGTAACTCCTAATAATTTACCATGTTATGTCAATAGACCCCTCAAAACCCTACCACTTTTTCCCATAACTACAACCGA
This region of Solanum dulcamara chromosome 9, daSolDulc1.2, whole genome shotgun sequence genomic DNA includes:
- the LOC129903919 gene encoding WUSCHEL-related homeobox 3-like yields the protein MQLLKREKMARPTRWSPTPKQLMFLEEMYRKGLRNPNAIQIQSITSHLSSFGKIEGKNVFYWFQNHKARDRQKLKKKLLAQMNQQQILAQYPIDAHSTTTTSNSNNNTYTNTLFHCPTDQYQICPLTSTGLLQEGGIKEASSQVMTYLYPMDLSRPADENMENCMIRPYGKDWILMMNVTPNNLPCYVNRPLKTLPLFPITTTDGLKDQTTSSTSYYNYKR